The segment TCTTCGGGTTATACAGGTTCACCTAGAGGTAGAAAAAATTGTTGTGATTTAGGAATTTGTAGAAGAGAAGAATTGAAAGTAGAACGAGGAACTAGATATGAGCTGTGCAGATCAGTTCATGCAGAACAAAATGCTATTATATCTGCTAGAAGGCAGGATATGTTAGAGGGTGCTTTGTATTTAGTTGGAAAAGAAATGTCAAATGGAGAACTTGTAAAGAATGCAGCGCCTTGTTCACTTTGCAAAAGGTTTATCATAAATGCGGGAATATCTAAAGTTATTATAAGAGATACTGTGGATAAATTTAGAGTTATAGAAGTACAGCAGTGGATAGAAAATGATGATTCTTTGCAGGGAGATGGATCATATTAACAAAAGGAAGGTTATAGTTAAAAATGAATAGTATAAAAATTTTAACGTTGGTTTCAGTGTTAATAGCATTTATATTAACACCTTTTATGAAAAAGCTTGCTTTTTATGTTAAAGCAGTAGATATTCCTAAAGATAAAAGAAAAATACATAAAAAGCCTATACCGTTATTAGGAGGAGTATCTATATACTTATCTTTTTTAATAACATTATTATTAAAAGAAGGAAGTATGCAAAAACCAGAGATTGGATTATTATTAGGAGCTACGGTAATAGTAATTGGTGGATTAATTGATGATTTAAAAGATATAAAACCTTGGATTAAACTATCGTTTCAATTGGTGGCAGCTATAATCTTAGTAGTATATGATATTAATATAATTAGAATAACTAATCCACTACCAACTAGTAAAGCTTTTTTGGATTTGGGATATTTATCTATACCAATAACTATATTTTGGGTTGTAGGTATTACTAATGCTTTGAACTTAATTGATGGATTAGATGGACTAGCGGCTGGAGTATCATTTATATGTTCAGCTACAATATTTATAATAGCGGCATTAAATGGAAGACATGAAGCTGCATTACTTACTGCAATTTTAAGTGGAGCCATATTTGGATTTTTACCATATAATTTTAATCCAGCATCTATTTTTATGGGAGATACAGGATCGCAATTATTAGGATTTTTACTTGCTGCTATATCCTTAGAAGGGACAATAAAATCAGCTACTGCATTTGCTATAGCGGTACCTATATTGGCATTTGGATTACCAATATATGATACTATGTTTGCAATGATTAGAAGAAAAGTTAATGGAAAACCTATAATGCAAGCAGATAGAGGTCATTTACATCATAGACTATTAGATATGGGATTAACTCAAAAACAAGTTGTTATAATAATGTATTTAGTAAGTGCTGTTTTGGGGGGGATTTCTATAATAGCTATGCAAATAAGTACAACAAGATCATATTTTTTATTAACTATAGTTATAATTATTATTACATTCGCAGCATGGAAATATGGATTTTTTAAGAAAAGAGATTAATAAATGTGGAGGGAAAAAATTGAAAAAGTTAAAAGTGATGAGTGTTTTTGGAACTAGACCAGAAGCAATAAAAATGGCTCCACTTATTAAGGAGTTAGAGAAAAATAGCGCAATAGAATCAAAAGTATGTGTAACAGCACAACATAGAGAAATGTTAGATCAAGTTTTAACTCTTTTTAATATAGTACCTGACTATGATTTAAATATAATGAAGAAAAAGCAAACTTTAAGTAGTATAACAACTGAAGTATTAAATAATTTAAATGATATATTTGTGAAAGAAACACCAGATATAGTTTTAGTTCATGGTGATACTACTACTACTTTTGCATCAGCTTTAGCAGCATTTTATAATAAAATAAAGGTGGGGCATATAGAAGCTGGTTTAAGAACTTATGATAAGTATTTTCCATTTCCAGAAGAAATGAATAGAAAACTTACAGGAAGCATAGCTGATTTACATTTTGCACCTACCTCTACAAATAAAGATAATTTGTTAAGAGAAGGAATAAGTGAAAATAATATTTTTATAACAGGTAATACTGTAATTGATGCTATGAATTATACGGTTGATGTAGATTATAAATTTGAAAATGAGTATTTAAATAAAATTGATTATAATAAAAAAATAATAATGGTTACAGCTCATAGAAGAGAAAATTGGGGTAATGGTATAGAAAATATATGTAAAGCATTATTGGAAATAAAAAAATCTAATGATGATGTTGAAATAATATATTTAGTTCATTTGAATCCTGTAGTTAAGGATATGGTACATAGATATTTAGAAGGAATAGAAGGTATGCATCTATTAGCACCGTTGGATACTAAAGAAACACATAATTTAATGCAAAAAAGTTATTTCATTATGACTGATTCCGGTGGAATACAAGAGGAGGCACCTCATCTTGGAAAACCTGTACTAGTTCTTAGAGATGTAACGGAAAGAATAGAAGCTGTTGAGGCAGGTACTGTAAAGTTAGTTGGAGTAGATGAAAGTAACATAATAAAAGAAGCAAATAAGTTATTAAAAGATAAAGAAGAATATTATAAAATGAGCAAGGCTATCAATCCGTATGGAGACGGTAAGGCTTCTAAAAGAATTGTAGATAGTATAGTGGATTGCTTTAATAAGAGTGATTATTAGTGAGTGACGATATATATATCCCATAATTTTAAATTTTTTCAGGAAAAATGCATAAATCAAGAAAATAATGTTTAAAAAGGATAAATAAACATGTATAATAAAAAAGTAATGTATTGTCGAAAAAAATAAAAATTATGGGAGTTGATAAAATGAAAGAAATAGTTATTGCAAGTGCAGTCAGAACAGCTATAGGAAGTTATGGTGGAGCTTTAAAAGATGTGTCAGCTACTAAGTTGGGTGAAATCGTTGTAAAAGAAGCTTTAAAAAGAGCTAACGTTAAACCAGAACAAATTGATGAAGTAATTCTTGGACATGTATTACAAACAGCACAAGGACAAAATACAACTAGACAAGTGTTAATAAATTCAGGAATACCAAAAGAAGTTCCTGGATTTACAATAAATAAAGTTTGTGGATCAGGATTAAGAGCAGTATCATTAGCAGCTCAGATGATAAAAGCTGGAGATGTAGATATTGTTGTTGCAGGTGGTATGGAAAATATGTCAGCTACTCCGTATACACTTCCAAATGCTAGATGGGGACAAAGAATGGGAGATGGAAATTTAGTAGATCCAATGATTAAGGATGGTCTTTGGGATGCATTTAATCAGTATCATATGGGAATAACTGCTGAAAATATAGCAGAACAATGGGGAATTACTAGAGAAGAACAAGATGCATTTGGGCTAAGATCTCAAAACTTAGCTGAAAAAGCAATTAAATCAGGAAGATTTAAAGATGAAATAGTTCCTGTTGCAGTTAAAACTAAAAAAGGTGAAAAAGTAGTAGATACAGATGAATTCCCAAGATTCGGAACTACAGCGGAAGATTTAGCTAAGTTACGACCTGCATTTAAAAAGGATGGAACGGTAACAGCTGGAAATGCTTCAGGCATCAATGATGGAGCAGCTGCATTGGTTATAATGAGTGCTGATAAGGCAAAAGAATTAGGAATTAAACCATTAGCTAAAATAGTATCATATGGTTCAAAAGGTGTTGATCCAAGTATTATGGGATATGGACCTTTTGGAGCAACGAAAAGAGCGCTTGAAGCTGCTGGATTAAAAGTAGAAGATTTAGATTTAATTGAAGCTAATGAAGCTTTTGCAGCTCAAAGTATAGCAGTAGCTAGAGATTTAGGATTTAATATGGATATAGTAAATGTAAATGGTGGAGCAATAGCTCTTGGACACCCAATTGGATGTTCAGGTGCAAGAATACTTGTAAGTTTATTGTATGAAATGGAAAAAAGAAATGCAAAAAAAGGTCTTGCTACACTTTGTATAGGTGGGGGAATGGGTACATCTCTTATAGTAGAAAGGTAGTAAAAGAAAACGTTTAAAATAGTTAAAATATTAAGAAAAAGGGAAGCTTGGTTCCCTTTTTTTTTATATTTTAGAAAAATAACTTTCGTTCAGAATAAAATAATTTTTTTTAAATTTTGAATAAAAAATGATAAGTTCATTCAAACTATATTAGATGTATTTAATTAATACATCTAATATTTATAGCTAAAGCATTAATGAAAACAAATACATTGTAAAAACGATAAAAAAATGGTAAAAACATATTTAAGAAAATTCTGACAATAGGAATAATGAAGTATTGAATATTGAAAACAGTTGAAAAATATGTAATTGAATAGAAATAGCTAATAAATGATGGTTAAATTTATATAATGGAATTATTTTAGAATATATGAAGGATTATTAGAAATTTTCAAGTTTGAATGTAACATCAAGAGTTATATAATAAGGCTTATTATATTACTTGTTTAGGAGGAAAAATGAACAAACACCATGAAGTTTATAATATGATTAAAAAGATAAGGTATTTAGATATTGTTGTTTTGGTTGCATTATCTATTTTATCATATAGTATAAACAAAAAATATGTTGGAATTTGTATTTTAGGCTTTATGGTATCGGCAATTAGTTTTTATTCTAATTCTTTGATAACAACGTATGCTTTTGAAAAAAAGTTAGATAATAGTAATCTTATAATTATTTTAAGTTATTATTTAAGAATATTTCTAATAACTATTATAGGAATTATAATATTTACATACAATAAATTTAACATAATAGCTTATATATTAGGTTACACATTTCGTTTTTTCTCCTTAATTCTTTATGCTTTAATTTTAAAGAAATAATAATTAGAGGGGGTGATGTAATAAATGGAGGAAGGTAAAGTTTTTTACTTGAATCTGTCAAAGTACAAGATTGCTATTTCAAATGTAGTAGTTATTCAATGGGTCATAATACTAATAACTTTGTTAGTCTGCATAATGGTAACTAGAAAGTTAAAGAAGATACCTGGTAAAAGGCAAACAGTAGTAGAAATGTTTGTTGAAGGTATTAAAAATGTAGTAAAAAATATTATGGGAGAAGGTGCTATAGTATTTGCACCATATGTAGGCACATTAGTTATATTTTTGCTATTGATGAATTTAGCTGGATTAGTGGGAATAGAGCCCCCAACAAAAGATTTTAGTGTAACTTGTGGAGTCGCAGCTATAAGTTTTGTAGTAATACAAGCTTATGCAATTAAAAAACAAGGCTTAATTGGTTATTTTAAAGGATATGCAAATCCAATATGGGTATTATTCCCAATAAATATAATGGAAAGAATAATGCTCCCTGTATCATTGAGTCTTAGATTGTTTGGAAATATAACAGCAGCTGTAGTTATAATGGACTTAGTTTATAAGGGACTTTCTCATCTACCATTTGGAATTGCTCAGCTGGGATTACCTATTCCACTACATTTTTACTTTGATGTTTTCGATGGTGGGTTACAGATGATTATATTTACTATGCTTACAATGATAAATATAAAAATAATAGCAGAACACTAAAACCAAAACGTAAATTTAAAAATTTTATTTTAGGAGGAATGAATTTATGATAAGTTCACAAGCGTTTGTAGCAGGAATGTGCGCAATAGGAGCTGGATTAGCATCAATTGCATGTATAGGTGGAGGTATTGGAACAGGTAACGCTACAGCTAAAGCTGTAGAGGGTGTTTCAAGACAACCAGAAGCTAGCGGGAAAATATTAAGTACTATGATTATAGGTAGTGCGTTATCAGAAGCAACAGCAATTTATGGTTTCTTAATAGCTATCTTATTAGTATTAAAAATAGGAAATATAGGTTAAAAATTAGCTTAGTAACAGGTGAGCCTGAAGGGAGGCTTTAGTTATAAATGGAATTTACGATATCCACATTTGTTTGGACAATAATAAACTTCTTAGTGCTTTTAGGAATACTTTCATACTTCTTATTTAAACCAGTTAATCTAGTTATTGACCGAAGAAATAGTGAAATTGAAAATGATATAAATCAAGCTAAAACTGATAAAGAGAAGGCTGAAGAACTTAGAATCGCAAATCAAAAGGAATATAAGGCAGCTAAAAAAGAAGGAAAAACTATAGTCGAAAATTATAAAGCGAAGGCTGAAAATGTTTCTCAAGAAATTATTTCCGATGCCCATAAAGAAGCAGAGCTTATTATACAAAGAGCTAAAAAGGAAATACAAAGAGAAAGAGAAAAAGCAGAGGATGAAGTTAAAAATAAAACTATAGAATTAGCTTTAGAACTATCTAAAAAAGCTTTAGAACAATCTATAGATGAAAAAGTGCATAGAGAACTTATCGATAATTTTATTTCTAAGGTAGGAAATTAACTATGTATGAATATTTAGATAGAAGATATGCCCTTGCTTTATATGAAGTTGCTGAGGAAAATGCAAAAGTTGAAGAATATATACAAGAATTAAAAGAGATTGTTGATTTAATTAACAATAATGAAGAACTTTTAAAGATAGTACAGCATCCAGAGGTAACAACATCTAAAAAGAAAAAAATATTTAAAGAAATATTTAAAGGAAAAATTGATGATAATTTATTAGCTTTTTTATTAATACTTATAGAAAAAGAAAGAATAATGTATTTAAAAGAAAAAGTTAAAGAAATGGAAAAAATACATTTAGAAAAACAAAATATCATAGTAGCTCATATTAAGAGTGTTGTTCCTTTAAGTAAAGAACAAAAAAATGTTTTAATAGAAAAATTGTCTAAGAAGTATCAAAAGAATATAATGCTAAAAGAACAATTGGATAAAAGTCTTATTGGTGGATTATATGTGAGAATAGGCGATGATGTTATTGATGGTACTATAAAAGGAAAGTTTCAAGAAATTAGAAAAAGAGTATCTAAGAATTAACGTAGAAAAGAGGTGGAACTATGAACGTTAAACCTGAAGAAATTACTTCAATAATAAGAAAGCAAATAGAAAGTTATGAACACAAGATTCAGACTGTAGATTCAGGTACCATAATACAAATTGGTGATGGTATTGCAAGAGTTTACGGAATTGAAGATTGTATGGAAGGAGAACTTCTAGAATTCCCTAATAATGTATATGGTATGGCATTAAACTTAGAACAAGACAACGTTGGTTGTGTTCTTCTAGGACCAGAAAAAGGAATTAAAGAAGGAGATGTTGTAAAAAGAACAGGCAGGGTTGTTGAGGTTCCAGTAGGAGAAGCTTTAGTAGGTAGAGTTGTAAATGCATTAGGACAGCCACTTGATGGAAAAGGACCTATTAAATGTTCACAAACTAGAGCAATTGAACTTGAAGCTCCAGGAGTTATTGATAGACAATCAGTTAAAGAACCTCTTCAAACAGGTATAAAGGCTATAGATTCAATGGTTCCAATTGGTAAAGGACAAAGAGAACTTATAATTGGAGATAGACAGATAGGAAAGACTGCTATTGCAATCGATACTATAATAAACCAAAAGGGCAAAAATGTTAAATGTATATATGTAGCTATAGGACAGAAGCAATCTACTGTAGCGCATATAGTAAATACATTAACAGAAATGGGAGCTATGGATTACACAATAGTAGTTTCATCTACAGCTTCTGATTCAGCGCCACTTCAATTTTTATCACCTTATTCAGGATGTAGTATGGGAGAATACTTCATGCATAAAGGAGAAGATGTGCTTATAATTTATGATGATTTGTCTAAGCACGCAGTTGCTTATAGAACAATGTCATTACTACTTCGTAGACCACCAGGAAGAGAAGCGTATCCTGGAGATGTATTCTATATCCATTCTAGACTACTAGAAAGAGCTGCTAGACTTTCAGATAAGTTAGGTGGAGGTTCTATTACTGCATTGCCAATAATAGAAACACTTGCAGGAGACGTTACAGCATATATACCAACAAACGTAATATCAATTACAGATGGCCAAATATTCTTAGAATCAGAATTATTCTATGCAGGTCAAAAACCAGCAGTTAATGCAGGTATATCAGTATCACGTGTTGGTGGTAATGCTCAAATTAAGGCTATGAAACAAGTTTCAGGAACTTTAAGATTAGAGCTTGCACAATATAGAGAACTTGCTGCCTTTGCTCAATTTGGATCAGACCTTGATAATTCTTCTAAAGAAAGACTTGAAAAAGGTAAAAGATTAGTAGAAATATTAAATCAAGATCAATATAATCCTATGCCAGTGGAAAAACAAATAATAATTCTATATGCATCTGTTAATAATTATTTATCCGATATTAAGGTAAGTGATATTAGAACATTTGAAAAAGAATTTTTAGAATATGTAGATACTCACTTTAGAGAATTAGGACCAAAAATATTAGATAAAAAGGAATTAACAGAGGATATTAAGACAGAACTTAATACAGCTATCCAAGAATTTAAAAAAATATTTTTAGCATAGGATAAGGTTATATTTTAACCTTAGGAGGTGAAATATGGCAGGCGCAGGGTTAATTGCTATAAAAAGAAGAATTAAATCCATAAATAACACTAAAAAGATAACAAAAGCTATAGGACTTGTTGCCACCTCTAAACTAAGAAAAGCTAGACAAAAATTAGAATTAAATAATACTTATTATAGTTCTGTTAGTGATATTATGGATGGAATATTATCAGATTCTAATTTGGAAAAAGGAATATATTTCAATAATAACGGAAATAATAAGAAATTATATATAATAATTACTTCGGATTCAGGTCTTTGTGGAGGATTTAATGGTAATGTAATTTCAAGGACTTTACAAGAAATATCAGGTGATAGAGAAAATAGTCTTCTTATTACTGTCGGAAAAAAAGGAAGAACTTATCTTAAAAAATATAAAATAGAATCTATTGCTGAATATGTGGATGTACCTGAAATTCCTACTTTAAAAGAAGTTAAGGCTATTTTAGATAAAGCTCTTATGCTTTATCTAAATGGTGAAGTGGGAGAGATAAATGTAGTGTATACTCATTTTGTTTCTTCTGTTAAACAGGAATCTAAGGTAAAAAAACTATTACCAATAACTTCAGAAAGTAATGAAAAGGATATAAATACTTTTATGGAATTTGAGCCAGATAAAAGTGTGGTTTTAGAAGGTATTTCAGAGTTATATTTAAAGCAAACTTTACTTAATTTATTATTGAATTCTAAGACTTGTGAAGAATCATCAAGAATGGCGGCTATGGATGGAGCTACTCAGAATGCAAATGATTTATTAGATAAGCTTAACCTAAAATATAATAGAATAAGACAAAGTAGTATAACTCAAGAAATATCAGAAATAGTAGGTGGAGCACAAGCTCAAAAGTAAGGGAGGTATATCATGTCAGATAACATAGGTAAAGTTGTACAGGTAATAGGACCCGTTATAGATATAAAATTTGACTCTGACTGCCTTCCTAATATTTATAATGCTATAGAAATTGATATGGGTGACAAGGTACTTATAACTGAAGTAGAACAACACATAGGAGACGATGTAGTAAGAACTATAGCTATGGAATCTACAGAAGGTTTAAAGAGAGGCATGAAGGCTGTTAATACTGAAAAGCCAATATCAGTACCTGTAGGAACTGAGATATTAGGAAGATTATTTAACGTATTAGGTAAGACAATAGATCAAGATGGTAATTTTAAAGCTGAACAATATTACCCTATTCATAGACCAGCACCAACTTTTGAAGAACAATCGGTTGAACCTGAAATGTTTGAAACAGGTATAAAAGTTATAGATCTTATAGCACCGTATCAAAAAGGTGGTAAAATAGGTTTATTTGGTGGAGCTGGAGTAGGTAAAACAGTATTAATACAAGAATTAATAAATAATATAGCTAAGGAACATGGCGGATTATCTGTTTTTACCGGAGTTGGAGAAAGAACAAGAGAAGGTAATGACCTTTATTATGAAATGAAGGAATCAGGCGTTATAAATAAAACAGCCTTAGTATTTGGGCAAATGAATGAGCCACCAGGAGCCAGAATGAGAGTAGCTCTTACAGGTCTTACTATGGCAGAATATTTTAGAGATCAAGGGCAGGACGTACTTTTATTTATAGATAATATATTTAGATTTACTCAGGCTGGTTCAGAAGTTTCAGCGCTACTTGGAAGAATACCAAGTGCTGTTGGATACCAACCAACACTTGCAACTGAAATGGGAGCTCTTCAAGAAAGAATAACTTCTACAAAACAAGGATCTATAACATCTGTTCAAGCAGTTTATGTACCAGCAGATGACTTAACAGACCCAGCACCAGCAACTACATTTGCCCATCTTGATGCTACAACAGTTTTATCAAGAAGCATAGCT is part of the Clostridium botulinum genome and harbors:
- a CDS encoding F0F1 ATP synthase subunit B — its product is MEFTISTFVWTIINFLVLLGILSYFLFKPVNLVIDRRNSEIENDINQAKTDKEKAEELRIANQKEYKAAKKEGKTIVENYKAKAENVSQEIISDAHKEAELIIQRAKKEIQREREKAEDEVKNKTIELALELSKKALEQSIDEKVHRELIDNFISKVGN
- a CDS encoding deoxycytidylate deaminase, with amino-acid sequence MERIDKHNYYLDICQTILERGTCLRRNFGAIIVKNDEIISSGYTGSPRGRKNCCDLGICRREELKVERGTRYELCRSVHAEQNAIISARRQDMLEGALYLVGKEMSNGELVKNAAPCSLCKRFIINAGISKVIIRDTVDKFRVIEVQQWIENDDSLQGDGSY
- a CDS encoding acetyl-CoA C-acetyltransferase, with protein sequence MKEIVIASAVRTAIGSYGGALKDVSATKLGEIVVKEALKRANVKPEQIDEVILGHVLQTAQGQNTTRQVLINSGIPKEVPGFTINKVCGSGLRAVSLAAQMIKAGDVDIVVAGGMENMSATPYTLPNARWGQRMGDGNLVDPMIKDGLWDAFNQYHMGITAENIAEQWGITREEQDAFGLRSQNLAEKAIKSGRFKDEIVPVAVKTKKGEKVVDTDEFPRFGTTAEDLAKLRPAFKKDGTVTAGNASGINDGAAALVIMSADKAKELGIKPLAKIVSYGSKGVDPSIMGYGPFGATKRALEAAGLKVEDLDLIEANEAFAAQSIAVARDLGFNMDIVNVNGGAIALGHPIGCSGARILVSLLYEMEKRNAKKGLATLCIGGGMGTSLIVER
- a CDS encoding ATP synthase subunit I; this translates as MNKHHEVYNMIKKIRYLDIVVLVALSILSYSINKKYVGICILGFMVSAISFYSNSLITTYAFEKKLDNSNLIIILSYYLRIFLITIIGIIIFTYNKFNIIAYILGYTFRFFSLILYALILKK
- a CDS encoding MraY family glycosyltransferase, whose translation is MNSIKILTLVSVLIAFILTPFMKKLAFYVKAVDIPKDKRKIHKKPIPLLGGVSIYLSFLITLLLKEGSMQKPEIGLLLGATVIVIGGLIDDLKDIKPWIKLSFQLVAAIILVVYDINIIRITNPLPTSKAFLDLGYLSIPITIFWVVGITNALNLIDGLDGLAAGVSFICSATIFIIAALNGRHEAALLTAILSGAIFGFLPYNFNPASIFMGDTGSQLLGFLLAAISLEGTIKSATAFAIAVPILAFGLPIYDTMFAMIRRKVNGKPIMQADRGHLHHRLLDMGLTQKQVVIIMYLVSAVLGGISIIAMQISTTRSYFLLTIVIIIITFAAWKYGFFKKRD
- the wecB gene encoding non-hydrolyzing UDP-N-acetylglucosamine 2-epimerase, with the translated sequence MKKLKVMSVFGTRPEAIKMAPLIKELEKNSAIESKVCVTAQHREMLDQVLTLFNIVPDYDLNIMKKKQTLSSITTEVLNNLNDIFVKETPDIVLVHGDTTTTFASALAAFYNKIKVGHIEAGLRTYDKYFPFPEEMNRKLTGSIADLHFAPTSTNKDNLLREGISENNIFITGNTVIDAMNYTVDVDYKFENEYLNKIDYNKKIIMVTAHRRENWGNGIENICKALLEIKKSNDDVEIIYLVHLNPVVKDMVHRYLEGIEGMHLLAPLDTKETHNLMQKSYFIMTDSGGIQEEAPHLGKPVLVLRDVTERIEAVEAGTVKLVGVDESNIIKEANKLLKDKEEYYKMSKAINPYGDGKASKRIVDSIVDCFNKSDY
- the atpD gene encoding F0F1 ATP synthase subunit beta, whose protein sequence is MSDNIGKVVQVIGPVIDIKFDSDCLPNIYNAIEIDMGDKVLITEVEQHIGDDVVRTIAMESTEGLKRGMKAVNTEKPISVPVGTEILGRLFNVLGKTIDQDGNFKAEQYYPIHRPAPTFEEQSVEPEMFETGIKVIDLIAPYQKGGKIGLFGGAGVGKTVLIQELINNIAKEHGGLSVFTGVGERTREGNDLYYEMKESGVINKTALVFGQMNEPPGARMRVALTGLTMAEYFRDQGQDVLLFIDNIFRFTQAGSEVSALLGRIPSAVGYQPTLATEMGALQERITSTKQGSITSVQAVYVPADDLTDPAPATTFAHLDATTVLSRSIAELGIYPAVDPLESTSRILDSRVIGQEHYDIAIKVKHILERYKELQDIIAILGVDELSEEDKLVVSRARKVQRFLSQPFTVAEQFTGMKGKFVPVKETVRGFREIIEGKHDDIPESAFLFVGTVEEAIEKAKAMS
- a CDS encoding F0F1 ATP synthase subunit A, with the protein product MEEGKVFYLNLSKYKIAISNVVVIQWVIILITLLVCIMVTRKLKKIPGKRQTVVEMFVEGIKNVVKNIMGEGAIVFAPYVGTLVIFLLLMNLAGLVGIEPPTKDFSVTCGVAAISFVVIQAYAIKKQGLIGYFKGYANPIWVLFPINIMERIMLPVSLSLRLFGNITAAVVIMDLVYKGLSHLPFGIAQLGLPIPLHFYFDVFDGGLQMIIFTMLTMINIKIIAEH
- a CDS encoding F0F1 ATP synthase subunit delta, translated to MYEYLDRRYALALYEVAEENAKVEEYIQELKEIVDLINNNEELLKIVQHPEVTTSKKKKIFKEIFKGKIDDNLLAFLLILIEKERIMYLKEKVKEMEKIHLEKQNIIVAHIKSVVPLSKEQKNVLIEKLSKKYQKNIMLKEQLDKSLIGGLYVRIGDDVIDGTIKGKFQEIRKRVSKN
- the atpG gene encoding ATP synthase F1 subunit gamma — translated: MAGAGLIAIKRRIKSINNTKKITKAIGLVATSKLRKARQKLELNNTYYSSVSDIMDGILSDSNLEKGIYFNNNGNNKKLYIIITSDSGLCGGFNGNVISRTLQEISGDRENSLLITVGKKGRTYLKKYKIESIAEYVDVPEIPTLKEVKAILDKALMLYLNGEVGEINVVYTHFVSSVKQESKVKKLLPITSESNEKDINTFMEFEPDKSVVLEGISELYLKQTLLNLLLNSKTCEESSRMAAMDGATQNANDLLDKLNLKYNRIRQSSITQEISEIVGGAQAQK
- the atpE gene encoding ATP synthase F0 subunit C, with the translated sequence MISSQAFVAGMCAIGAGLASIACIGGGIGTGNATAKAVEGVSRQPEASGKILSTMIIGSALSEATAIYGFLIAILLVLKIGNIG
- the atpA gene encoding F0F1 ATP synthase subunit alpha, whose amino-acid sequence is MNVKPEEITSIIRKQIESYEHKIQTVDSGTIIQIGDGIARVYGIEDCMEGELLEFPNNVYGMALNLEQDNVGCVLLGPEKGIKEGDVVKRTGRVVEVPVGEALVGRVVNALGQPLDGKGPIKCSQTRAIELEAPGVIDRQSVKEPLQTGIKAIDSMVPIGKGQRELIIGDRQIGKTAIAIDTIINQKGKNVKCIYVAIGQKQSTVAHIVNTLTEMGAMDYTIVVSSTASDSAPLQFLSPYSGCSMGEYFMHKGEDVLIIYDDLSKHAVAYRTMSLLLRRPPGREAYPGDVFYIHSRLLERAARLSDKLGGGSITALPIIETLAGDVTAYIPTNVISITDGQIFLESELFYAGQKPAVNAGISVSRVGGNAQIKAMKQVSGTLRLELAQYRELAAFAQFGSDLDNSSKERLEKGKRLVEILNQDQYNPMPVEKQIIILYASVNNYLSDIKVSDIRTFEKEFLEYVDTHFRELGPKILDKKELTEDIKTELNTAIQEFKKIFLA